From Arachis hypogaea cultivar Tifrunner chromosome 3, arahy.Tifrunner.gnm2.J5K5, whole genome shotgun sequence:
cctcctccattatcattattatcatcatcgtcGTCTTCTTTTTGTATGTATAATAGTTCAAATTCAAAATGCACCGAAATTCCTTAATGATAGCGATACACAAACAAACTCACttcaaaataaattcaaataaaaaatacaccttatttaaatccagaatgcaccgcaataaaatttagaatacaccaaaattatttaacaatGGCAATACACGAACAAAGTCAGTTCAAAACAAGCACAAATGAAGTGCACGTTATTTAAATCCAAAATGCactaaaattacttaataataactcaaaattcctcctcctcattcttcttcttcttcttttcttattcatctttttcttcttattttactttcttaacaagaacaaaattaagaaaaactaaaataaaaaagaagaaaaaacacataatgttgcaaaattactAGAAAAAGGATAAACCTATATTCATTCGACTAAATAAGATtgcaatatattattataaacatATTCATTCAAGTCTAATATGAGAAGCAATGCttctaaaagaagaaataagagcaacataaaaaagaaataaagaaagaagaaaaagaagaagaaaaaatacagcattaaaaaaaggaaaagtatagggtaccaacatattatccgccaacttctgccaacttttatttatatttgtgtttcatggaagtgtgttcgtagatgtgtctagtaattaatatattttaaatacatatataaagagacacatccagaaaatatatctataaagacacttctattaaacacagttataaaaaagacatttttattagacacatccatgaACTCAtttccatgaaacacaattataaataagagttggcagaagttggcagatatgttgttggtaacgtagcggaaccgttaaaaaaaatacttttgtacttttgtagcaaaattttagcgtaaaaattaaaaaaattgtgttattgttaaaaaattttggtactaTTTGTTctgataaattttgcataatttaaaatgtttcttctttttcctcctcgTCTTCTCTTTCTTCAACttatcttctacttctacttcttcttttttatcattttttatctttttcttcttatttcattttctcataattcttcttggtTCATTCTCTTAAgaggaataaaacaaaaaaaatcaatgctacaaaattactaggaagaaaaggaagtaaaaaaaaatgcagcaataaAAGAACGATGATGGGGAGAAAACacacaaaaaagaagaaggaatgcaaagaagaaggaggaagaacgagaaggagaaaaaaaaaagatatgaacaCTTATGTTAGTGGCTAGAGAATTGGAGCGTGTATTCACGCTCTCACTAAAAAAACTGgtttttgttgagtttggaccAACTTAATTGAATTTGGTTGTCAAAAAGGAGTAAATTCCCAAAATGGTCCCTCAGATTGAGCCTGTACACCAATGTTACCCCTAACTTTCACATTGAGCTCCGTGCGAAATCTTGGTTCTTCCACCCATTTCCGACGTGACTCAGTAGTCGGAGCGCTGAGCTGGCGGTTTGTGGTCCATATAGGTAGCCCTAAACATTGTTTTCCACAGCCTAGAGTAAGTTCTAACTCATCCACTCCCACCTCATGTATCCTCTCACCCTCCCATGGCTTCACTCTACCATTCTCAAAGTCAAAATCCGATGGTCTTCCTCTCTCTCCAGCCTGGCCCCATTGCATGCCTTCATTCATATCCATGGAATCTTGGGGAGTGATCTGCTGCATTGCTGATTTTCCAAGGTTAAAGGTAGGCGATGGAGGAGCAGCCGAGGCAGTCGTTGTCTGAAAACTAACACAGTGGAAGCATCAGATTCATCACACTTGAGAATGGTGGAAGTAGCCAATTGGTGGCGGCGGGAGGGGTTAGATGGGACGAATACTGTGAAGAGAGGATGGCGGAATGAATTAAGAGAGGAGACATTGAAGAGGGATTCGAAATCCGCCTTCCTTTTAGAACCCCTGGAGGTTAGGGAAGAAAGAGAAAGGGTAACAGGGGCACTATTGGATATTCTAAGAGGAGGAAGGTTTGTGGGGATGGAGGTGATGTTATAAATGAATGGTAGGAGGAATGAAGAGGGATTTTGAATGTTGGGATCAATGCGAGAGGGGCTGGGGAATGATGAGGAAGTTGGGCTAGCATGGTAGGAAGGAACAGGGTTTGGGAGCGCCGATGACTGCGGGCTTGGCTGTAGTGAAGAACAACCACTCATGTTCGCTGGAGTTTCCTCCAATCTCATCTTGCGGCCTCTTGCATCCCTGTCATCAAAACACAGATCTCAATCAAGATTTTTAGGGTGAAACTAACAGAACATAATCAATCATCTAGAACTATCACAATGACATCTGATCTCAGATTAACACTACAAAAGCTAGTTAGATCGCAAGCCTCTAGGATCAAATCAACTTTTTAGCAAGATTAGAAAGTGGATCAACAAAGCAAGCAAGAAAGAGCAAGTAGatctgagaggaagagaagtagaagaagaaaccTTGCGGCGGTAGGTAGTACCGTCCTCTTCTTAACAAGCAATGGAAGTACCATCCAGGCTGCCTACGTGGACCACAAACCGCCAGCTCATCGCTCCGGCTGCTGAGTCACGTCGAAAATGGATAGAAGGACCAGGATTTCAATTAAGTACAATTAGAAATCTGAAAGGTACAATTAGAATATTTAAAAAGTCAGGGTAacattggtgcaaggactcaatatAATGAACCATTTTAAAGATTTACTCGTCAAAAAGACTTGAATATATAACAAAACTGtaaaaacaatataaaacaaataaaagaaaaaagtaaaaatcTCTCCGTGAACAAtatttactaaattttaatttttttaatttaaattatattacatCTAAATTTACTGATAAATCAATCTAATTCTatcgaaataataataaattatatcgacttattttttaaaataatctaaatcataccataaatattttttttagttttgaggaattaatttttttatacgtacaaatacttatattttatttacaatgtaaTATATATGTGTTTCGATATTATAAATGAAATATaatgaattaaatttttatatatatctcaTTTACATCCATAATATTATgactttaaaaaaatgatatacgaaataaataatacaacataAATTAGTAAATATCTCCCAAATTatgtattttagtaaataaaatatttaatttatttattaaaaaatcctATTTTTCTTTTGGATTAATTTGGATATGAAATTGGTTATATGTAAATAGTTTAATAAAGTGTATGATGCACCACAATTAATCAAGTATACCATAACATCCTCCTTTGCTTGCTTGTCTAGATCAGCTGGGATAGCTAGAAATCTAGAATAACTCAACGGAGTTAATTAATTAACAACATTGCCACACAAGTCTCGATTCGCACACTCACACCCATTCTTGAACACCAAGCGAAAGCTGAATTTCAACccaccgcttcttcttcttcttcttcttcgttcaaAGTCACAAAACGCCAACGAAGACAGCGATCTGACTGACCAAGAACACCGAACAATTATATACTTAGAAATCTTCTTGCAAAACAAAGGGCAAAAACAGAAAATGTATGTGGATCACGCGTTTTCGATCTCGGACGAGGACATGATGATGGGTACCTCGTACACTGTGAATAACAAGCCCCCAATTAAGGAGATCTCACTCGCTGTCGCTCTTCTTGTTTTTGGAACCCTTGGAATCATCATCGGTTCTCTCATGGCTTATAACCATGTCGGCGGTGACACTGCTCACGGTGACAACCATCACtctattctctcttttttctttgaaaaaatgaaaatatcttGCATTTAGGGTTTTGAGATTTTTGTTATTCTGCTCGAATTCGACTTAAAATTCTGAAAGGTGAAAACTTTTTACTTGGAATAAAAAGATAAGAGTTTTTTacttcttgggcagctggaaaattAGGAAATTGTGCTAATTAATTACTCAATTGAGAAAGTTGAAAactttatgaatttttttaatatttaatttgtggTATTTTTGTGTGAATGATTGATATAGGGTTGTTCTTTGCGATCTTGGGAACGCTGTTGTTCATACCAGGGTTCTACTACACAAGGATTGCATATTATGCTTACAAGGGTTACAAGGGATTCTCTTTCTCTAACATACCTCCAGTTTAGTTTACTTATATATGTATGTCATATTGTTAAGATGATCATATACCCTTCTCTTGTACAGATCTCTTTTCTTGTTGAACTTTGTACTCTACTTTCTTTTGTGTCTAAACTAAACCATATATACTGCTACTTGCTACTGCTGTTAGGATTTGTTCTATCAAGTGAATCATTCTGCTCTGAAATCGTTAACTAGGACATGGATGAATGGTGATAGTTTAAGTTTTGCGTGTCATGTGTAAGCGTGGATTAAATGATATAGAAGTATGATTTGAGGGcttatctctctcctcttttcttttatttttctgtctTTTGGTTCTTTACATTATGAGGAGGTTTGTGTATGTATGAATTCTGAGTTATTGATTTGATTGGAAGATATTAGGTGCTGTGGATGTGGATACGTGATTGGTGAATGTGACTGAGGAAGAAGAATTAGAATTGTTAGTGTCAAAATTGAGAGAAGAATTAAAAGGGGGAAAGTAGACTCTCATTTCATTCGACATAGTTCATTACAATATCTAATACTAGtatttatactattttattttcgAGTAATAACTAATCCTGCCCTATTAACTTAATACTATCTTTCGAGTAAACCCAAATTATACTCACTACATTTTGCTAACAGAATACTATCTTAATTGTGACAAGAAaaactttcttaacaagtttTCTTAGAACAGTCGTTAGAAAAACCTTAAATATATTTCGATTTGCTTCTAACTTGTAGGGGTATTAGAGAAGTTCGGGATTGGGTCCTCTGAACCATTTGAGCTAAATGATGGGTCCTATGTGTGTCATATGTAAAGCATATACCCTTGTCATTTAAGAGTATGTGATTCATACATGAATACATCATCTATATGTGACTAGCATAATTTGGAACTTAGGAAGGATGTGATTTAATTTCTGTGTGACTTGCAAGTTGCAATAATCAATTTTAGGTGCTTACATGGAGTTCAAGATGCCACTTGAATCACGCAGTGTTTTCTCCATGTTTCCCTTTCTGAAGATTGATGAACAAGATCGTTAGCAGCTGCACTAATTGACAGTTTTTCCTTTCATTTTATAGCATTTATTTTGGTTGGTTTGGCCTATTTGTGTTGTGGACATCAAGGGGATGAAAAGGTGGATTTGCGTATCAAATCCATCATCCATTGCTAGAGAATTTTGATGAAGTCTACATTTCCATTCAACGGTTGAGATGGATGAGTCGGCAAAATGTTCTATGTAAAATAAGTACAAcaaacatttttttattcaaatgctGAGATATGGATCTTTTTTTACCTTTCTCTGCTCAATTTCCTCCTTTTGGGGGCTAATATTCCTTTGTCTTATGATTGGACTATGCTTTTGAATATCATGTATGAAACCAATCATGCATAGGGAAGATTGATTTTGAAAGAAAACTTTGAAACTGATATCGTAAGGCTTGTTATGCCCTTTGGAAAAGAATATACTTTATTGAAGTCTagaatctagatcaagcatttggCGTATTGTCAAGTTTGTTTATTGAAGCTAAGGTAGACATgataagtaaataactaaaatcTATAATTTGAAATCCCGATTATTACAAACtaggaaaaaatatttatatattcacCCCAATTCATTTTATTCATTTTCAgcaaaatcttttaaatttttaaaacaagtcCAAAACTCAAAACACTCAAAATAAGCATTAGACATTCATCATCCATTATCCCAAAATCTCCATCACCTAATACGCAGCGTAAGATTGTCTCTCACTTTACACGGCGGTCGGCTAAGAGAACTCCATCGAACCAAGGTATTTTTAGTAATAACAATATCATCCAAGGTGGAGATATGGACCCAAGGAAGACGGAACCACCGAGCATGACTGCATAATCGTGACTGATGAAAGAAAAAGGATCTTCAAGAGTGTAGACGCCGCAGAGGTGGGTGGTGACGTATACCAATTCTTTAAGGTTCATTCAGACTAAAGACGACAAAGGAGACTTCATCTAGTTATCGGGGCGGGTTTGTGGGGTTTGGGAGTTATGGCAGCCTTGCCCAGGCCTTTCTGgccatgataaaaaaaaaaaaaaaaaaaaaaacactcgtTGAATTATTTAGTAAGAAATAAGAGAAAAGTGGTAATAAAAAGTTTAACTCTCAAAAGACAAAGGTGAGTTTTCTTGCAACATCTGCTTGACCACCACCAGCATGAGGGGTGGCTTTGTGAGGGGAGGAGCATCTTATCCACACTCATCGAGGTAAATGTTCGGAGGTAATGGGGAGTCATCTGCTAGGAACACAAAGAAGAGTAAGAGACTAGAAGGTATGGAGTTCTCTGGAAGTATAGCTATAGTTCCTAGAGTGGAAGAATGGATGGAAGAGGAGGATGGTAGCAGAGGAGGGGAACCAATTATTCAGGAGGATGCTAGTGCAGATCAAAATGCACATGAGAATACTAAGAAAGTTTCGTTTGGTGTTTGCTAGTGTGGTCAGAAGTGGAGGAAAAGGGAGGCCAGATGAGGATGGAAATGAAGCTAATAGCGAGGATAAAAATGCTACTCctgaggagaaggaggaagaagaaaatatcTCTATTCAAAAACTGCCAAACGGTCTTTATAACATAGTGATCCCTGAAGAAGTGAAGAGCAAACTCAGGAAGGATTGGTGGAAAACCCTCATTGTTAAACTCTTTGAAAGGAAGATCTTTCTATCTGCCATACAGAGAAGGCTGCAAGCGATGTGGGGAAGAATGGGGTCCATAAAAGTGATTGACATAGGAAATGAGTTTTTCCTTGTTAAATTCTTTAACTCGAAAGATCTTGACTTTGCGATAATGGAGGGACCATGGAAGATTTCGGATCACTACCTCACCATTCCACTATTGAAGCCGGATTTTAATTCGGCTGATGCCACCATAGATAACATAGTAGTTTGGATAAGGCTTCCTGATCATGCTATAGAATATTACGACAGGGCAATCCTCGAGAAGATAGGAGGCATTGTGGGTCGCATAATTAAAGTGGACTCTAATACTGCTCAAATAAGCTGAGGGAAGTTTGCGCGTCTTTGTGTAGAGGTTGAGCTGGATAAGCCCTTGGTTTCTCAATATCTAATCAATGGAAAACCCCATAAGATAGAGTATGAAGGGTTGCACCAAGTCTGCTTTGGATGTGGACGTATAGGGCATGAAAAGAACCAATGTCCAGAAGCTCAAAATGGGAATGGAGCGGCACAAAACCAGCAGAGCTCAGAAGTGAATCAGAATCCAAATCAGAATTCAGCGCTGAAGGTAGAGGGTGAGGCCATAATGATCAGCAAATACAATGGAAAGGGTAAAAATATCATTGATCAGACACATGAGACTTATGTGCCTTGGATGCTAGTCCAGAAAAGCGTACATGGCAGGAGGAGTGTGAAAACAGGGGAAGGAATGCGAAATGAcgagggaagaaaagaaaaaggaaaagaggacAATACAATACAATTATCTCGTTTTGCAATTCTACAAGAAAATAATGAGGAAAGCCATGATCCTACCAATCATGAGCAGTTAGGTAATGACGCTAATAAAGACAAAACAACCGAAAGCTTTTAGGGAGGCAAAAGGACACACAAAACTAATGCTAATGCCAAAAACACACCTTCAGCTATACACACAGCCCAAAAGAGCCATAACTTTGACCCAAACCCACAAACCCCACCTGCTCAAAACTGCCAATAACCTGCATCAACTAAAAAAGGAACCAACCCTAGCCCAAAACAGCAAATGAACATAGACCAAAATCACATGGCCACACAAAATAATAATCTCAAAGCCCCAATAGACCAAAACTAGCAAACCCACAGTATGGATATAGAaaacccaaggcccaacccagaAAATTAGAAGGAGCCTAACCCttgataaactccatttttagggtttatcttgtacttaatttaggaaattttatcaatttttctcacatttattcaatgaaatagtatagttttgtaattttctcttaatttgtgcttaagtgtaaaaacatgttttttaggcctttaattgctaattttaattcactttgattctactagatgccttgatgtgtttgttagtgaattcaggatgAAAATGCTAGTAATAGATCAAAGAAATGAAGagagaagcatgcaaagtggaaaatacatgaaaaatcaaggatttggagtacatacatcaacgcgcacgcgtgaatatgaagtcgcatggcgacgcgtacgcgtgacatgacacGTACGTGTGAGAAGAAAATGCCAAGTGAGGTGTACGCGTCACAGCTCGCACATGACCCTATTAAAGTGaaaacgttgggggcgatttctgagcttcccagctctcaaatccaactgattccagagactatttcatgcaaaattcaagaTGGGTCAAGGGAGAGAACAATTAGTAGGAGTTTTCaccatgatttagttagtttctagagagagaagctctctcttctctctagaattaggttaggattaggttaaattctcttagatctaggttttcttgttttcatctggttttctttacaatttcttgttgctacatccttgctttcttagttttatttgttatttcctttattttgttgtttttatgagcactcttgtttcctttcatttcttttaatgcaatttatgttttatgtttcttattatctaattgccttgttattgttgatttcttacttttagtagttgtagatttactatttcttgcaatttaccatgctttccttttatgccttccaagtgtttgataaaattcttggttggattttagagtagatttttgtgttcttgtcttgggatggtaacttaggtgaacttgagttgctaatgtccaagtgattgatgattggtgtccattgactctagctttcactaagttaattagtgaggtgGCTAAGACTTATGGATTAGAATTGATAAAGttcatttgacttttcttcaattgttagaggatgatttaatgggattgatccttgcaattatcatattgtggttagtgacaaggataaagatccttaaccattaacccttgccaagacctttttatcatttgagtttcatttacctttcttgtctcttattccaaaaccccaaaaacacttatccataaccaataattgagcacacttccctgtaattccttgagagacgacccgagatttaaatacttcggttattttcattagggtttgtacttgtgacaaacaaattaaatcttgattgaggattgtttgttggtttagaactatacttgcaatgagattttattgtaaaattctttaccgacataaAATCCTTACATCAACCCTATAAGTCTAACCCTCTCCTTGAAGTCCCTGACACCTTCCAGGATATAGAAGGAGTGGAAGAACCCCAGACCCAGAGCCAAAGCCCCCTGATTTCAGTCCCATGGATTCAAGTGAATTAATCAGAGTAGTGGAAGCATATGAAGAACCCCTTATGGTGATACTTAGAGAGAGAAGTATTCTCCTTTTATTAAAAGAGAGTGTTATTGTAATTTTCTTATGACAGATAgaaattgtaattaaaaaaaaattattttatattaatttctaattttttatatctatattttaCTTCATTATTTGTCTAATACCTAACATGTTTTCACTATGTCAACATTCACATTATTTATTTCTCTGTCTTTTTCTACCTCTTGGATCATTTAAgttctaattattatttttttataatatatctattgataagaaaataaaattgttaaTAGTTATACATTTTgatattcaaaatatacaaaaaattatttttttagcaaATCTTTAGCGACTCATAAAAGATAACCGAATGAGTGGTTGTGGATTCAAGTAATAAATAAGATTGAAAGTTACAAAAATGGTACACAGTGATAATTAATTGCTATtgggaaagagaagttggaaagaagaagaaattaggaATGAAGAGAGAACAAGTTAGTAAAATAGTGAAGGTAAGACAATAacagatatgtatatatatgtgtatagtgAATGGTAAGAGAAAaagataacaaaaacaaaaattaataattttaaaaaataataaaatccaaGATA
This genomic window contains:
- the LOC112790332 gene encoding uncharacterized protein, coding for MYVDHAFSISDEDMMMGTSYTVNNKPPIKEISLAVALLVFGTLGIIIGSLMAYNHVGGDTAHGLFFAILGTLLFIPGFYYTRIAYYAYKGYKGFSFSNIPPV